The following are encoded in a window of Brevibacillus ruminantium genomic DNA:
- the bioC gene encoding malonyl-ACP O-methyltransferase BioC, translated as MSKEMMTRRFSKKAGTYDHYAIVQQEMATWLAERIRSQMRQAQADRLLEIGCGTGRLTGMLHELFPRAKLDALDIAPGMLEMARERFQGNASVELKQADIEQWVWQAAAQSYGLIASSACFQWLQQPARTAAGLFRILQPGGQLFIATFGPGTFRELHHSFSRAYQQLGREEERHGLSYLHGEEWRNMLLAAGFANVEVTGTERTLYYPDVRSFLLAVKEIGANTGASSGNRGLGQRRLLVAMMEEYHRLYATKSGVPVTYELLYLHAGKQEQTFFDKDKH; from the coding sequence ATGTCCAAAGAGATGATGACCAGGCGTTTCAGTAAAAAGGCGGGAACCTACGATCACTACGCCATCGTACAGCAAGAGATGGCAACCTGGTTGGCGGAGCGAATCCGCAGCCAGATGAGGCAGGCGCAGGCAGACAGGCTGCTGGAAATAGGCTGTGGAACAGGAAGGCTGACCGGCATGCTGCACGAGCTGTTTCCCCGCGCCAAGCTCGACGCATTGGATATCGCTCCGGGCATGCTGGAGATGGCAAGGGAACGTTTCCAAGGCAACGCCTCGGTAGAGCTGAAGCAGGCCGATATTGAACAATGGGTCTGGCAGGCCGCAGCACAAAGCTATGGGCTGATTGCCTCCAGTGCCTGCTTTCAGTGGCTGCAACAGCCAGCGCGTACCGCTGCAGGGCTGTTCCGGATTTTACAGCCGGGCGGTCAGTTGTTCATCGCTACGTTTGGCCCAGGGACCTTTCGGGAGCTGCATCACTCCTTTTCCAGGGCCTATCAACAGCTGGGGCGAGAAGAAGAGAGACATGGGCTCTCCTATTTGCATGGAGAGGAATGGAGGAATATGCTCCTCGCAGCCGGCTTTGCGAATGTAGAGGTGACAGGTACTGAAAGAACACTCTATTATCCGGATGTGAGGAGCTTTCTTTTGGCGGTCAAAGAGATTGGAGCAAATACCGGAGCTTCATCCGGGAACAGAGGACTCGGCCAGCGCCGTTTGCTGGTCGCCATGATGGAAGAGTACCATCGCCTCTATGCCACAAAAAGTGGTGTGCCCGTCACCTATGAGCTGCTCTATTTGCATGCTGGCAAACAAGAGCAGACCTTCTTCGACAAGGATAAACACTGA
- a CDS encoding alpha/beta fold hydrolase, with translation MKAVILWVNGWSMPDELWEPMIRALPDMVHRKPNYAGITHPEQFLRAVREELTASCFSRPLIVIGWSMGGMLAQRIASETAVDGLIVISSTARFVRGRAEQHLGWQEGHLNRMKRMLEQGRENVMQEFGQSLFTANEQEFIAKQGISIADSWPLSALTAGLAYLQKEDCRPLLSGISCPVTVIHGTQDTVCPYEAGVELSAGLSSYRFIPLKDCGHAVPLLYPAIIIEEVKRLVREYVQRDDDQAFQ, from the coding sequence ATGAAAGCAGTGATACTTTGGGTGAACGGCTGGAGCATGCCGGATGAGCTGTGGGAGCCGATGATCAGGGCCCTGCCTGATATGGTTCACAGAAAGCCCAACTACGCGGGGATCACCCATCCCGAGCAGTTTTTGCGGGCAGTTCGTGAGGAGCTTACCGCTTCATGTTTTTCCCGCCCCCTGATTGTCATCGGCTGGTCGATGGGAGGGATGCTGGCCCAGCGGATCGCTTCCGAAACGGCGGTCGACGGTTTGATCGTCATAAGCTCCACAGCCCGCTTTGTGCGCGGCCGGGCAGAGCAGCATCTCGGCTGGCAGGAAGGGCACCTGAACCGTATGAAGCGGATGCTGGAGCAGGGCCGAGAAAATGTGATGCAAGAGTTTGGGCAATCCTTATTTACAGCAAACGAACAAGAGTTCATCGCCAAGCAGGGCATCTCCATTGCGGATTCATGGCCGCTTTCTGCACTGACGGCAGGACTTGCGTATCTGCAGAAAGAGGATTGCCGCCCGCTGCTGTCGGGTATTTCATGCCCGGTCACGGTGATCCACGGGACACAGGACACGGTATGTCCCTATGAGGCAGGTGTTGAGCTGTCTGCGGGTCTTTCCTCCTATCGTTTCATCCCGCTCAAGGACTGCGGGCATGCGGTACCCCTCCTGTATCCAGCGATCATCATAGAGGAAGTCAAAAGGTTGGTGAGAGAGTATGTCCAAAGAGATGATGACCAGGCGTTTCAGTAA
- the bioF gene encoding 8-amino-7-oxononanoate synthase yields the protein MSEDSRISRYDWMEAELSERESRALYREMKNLERPPKAGELGSAGKWLYKGGKRLYNLSSNNYLGLSGDPRIAQAASRAQEQWGAGATASRLVCGNHGCYRELEEDLAAWKGREAALVFANGYMANLGVISALMRRGDAVFSDRLNHASIVDGIILSRADHFRYRHNDLEHLEFLLKKHDSPAQRKLIVTDAVFSMDGDAAPLHQLVELRNRYGALLMVDEAHSGGIRGPHGEGLCHEYGLHEQVDVIMGTFSKAFGVYGAYVCADRVLIEYLVNASRPLIYSTGLPPMVVAAAHEALRIVRSERERREKLRELSAWFRQQMHAWGLPSIPGESPIIPWLIGDNARALQTSSMLAERGISAVAIRPPTVPDGEARIRFSLMATHTRAELARALESIRAVAGEVQEVGR from the coding sequence ATGAGCGAAGACAGCAGAATTAGCAGATACGACTGGATGGAGGCCGAACTGAGTGAACGGGAAAGCCGCGCCCTTTACCGAGAGATGAAAAACCTTGAGCGTCCACCAAAAGCGGGCGAGCTCGGGTCTGCGGGCAAATGGCTGTATAAGGGAGGGAAGCGGTTATACAATCTTTCATCCAACAATTATCTCGGACTCTCCGGCGACCCGAGAATTGCACAAGCTGCCAGCAGGGCCCAGGAACAATGGGGGGCAGGAGCGACCGCCTCCCGTCTCGTCTGCGGCAACCACGGCTGCTATCGCGAGCTGGAAGAAGATCTGGCAGCGTGGAAAGGACGGGAAGCGGCCCTGGTCTTTGCCAATGGATACATGGCCAATCTGGGTGTGATCTCGGCGTTGATGCGCCGGGGCGATGCAGTGTTCAGTGACCGTCTCAACCACGCCAGCATCGTAGACGGCATTATTCTGAGCAGGGCCGATCATTTCCGGTATCGCCACAACGATCTGGAACACCTGGAATTTCTGTTGAAAAAACATGACAGCCCGGCACAGAGAAAACTGATCGTAACCGATGCCGTATTTTCCATGGATGGAGATGCGGCACCGCTGCACCAGCTGGTGGAGCTCCGCAATCGCTACGGTGCGCTGCTGATGGTGGACGAGGCACATTCCGGCGGTATCCGCGGGCCGCATGGAGAAGGGTTGTGCCACGAATACGGCCTGCATGAGCAGGTCGATGTGATTATGGGGACTTTCAGCAAAGCCTTTGGTGTATACGGGGCTTATGTTTGTGCAGATCGGGTCTTGATTGAGTATCTGGTCAATGCGTCTCGGCCGTTGATCTACTCGACGGGCTTGCCCCCGATGGTTGTGGCTGCCGCACACGAAGCCCTGCGCATCGTCCGGTCGGAACGGGAGCGAAGGGAAAAACTGAGAGAGCTGAGTGCCTGGTTTCGCCAGCAAATGCATGCCTGGGGCTTGCCGAGCATACCTGGGGAATCCCCCATTATTCCCTGGCTGATCGGCGACAACGCCCGAGCGCTGCAAACGAGCAGCATGCTGGCCGAACGGGGCATTTCAGCGGTAGCAATCCGTCCCCCGACCGTGCCGGACGGAGAAGCGCGGATACGCTTTTCACTGATGGCTACGCATACGCGAGCAGAGCTGGCCCGGGCTCTCGAAAGCATTCGAGCAGTGGCAGGAGAGGTGCAGGAGGTTGGCAGATGA
- the bioB gene encoding biotin synthase BioB: MKVTLQAEKWSGLAEKALRGELLTQEEALFVLRAEDEEVLTIMQAAFQVRQHYYGKKVKLNMILNAKSGLCPEDCGYCSQSIVSAAPIEKYSFLDKETIVAGAREAMNRKAGTYCIVASGRGPTEKELEQVVDAVREIRDTMPLKICACLGILKPEQASRLKDAGVHRYNHNINTSRDNYSQITSTHTYDQRVDTVEAAKQAGMSPCSGVIIGMGESDEEIVEMAVALRNLDADSIPINFLNAIPGTPLEDRGRTPAMKALKVLALFRLMCPGKEIRVAGGREKNLRTLQPLALYAANSIFVGDYLTTPGQEVTTDHQMIEDLGFEIELCAL; this comes from the coding sequence ATGAAGGTAACCTTGCAAGCAGAAAAGTGGAGCGGCTTGGCAGAAAAAGCATTGCGCGGAGAACTGCTGACACAGGAGGAGGCGCTTTTTGTTCTGAGAGCGGAGGATGAAGAGGTGCTGACAATAATGCAGGCCGCTTTTCAGGTCCGCCAGCATTATTACGGCAAAAAAGTAAAGCTGAACATGATCCTCAATGCCAAAAGCGGGCTTTGTCCGGAAGACTGCGGCTATTGCTCCCAATCGATCGTGTCTGCTGCTCCGATTGAGAAATACAGCTTTCTGGACAAAGAAACGATTGTAGCGGGTGCCCGGGAAGCGATGAACCGAAAAGCAGGTACATACTGTATCGTAGCATCAGGGCGGGGGCCGACCGAAAAAGAGCTGGAGCAGGTGGTTGACGCGGTGCGCGAGATACGCGACACCATGCCGCTCAAAATCTGCGCCTGCCTGGGCATTTTGAAGCCTGAACAGGCAAGCAGGCTGAAAGACGCGGGGGTTCATCGCTACAACCACAATATCAATACCAGCCGCGACAACTACAGTCAGATCACCTCTACACATACCTACGATCAGCGTGTAGATACCGTCGAGGCCGCCAAACAGGCCGGGATGTCGCCTTGCTCCGGCGTGATTATCGGAATGGGCGAAAGCGATGAAGAGATCGTCGAAATGGCTGTGGCCCTGAGAAACCTCGATGCAGACTCGATCCCAATCAATTTTCTCAATGCAATTCCGGGCACACCGCTGGAAGATCGCGGACGCACACCTGCGATGAAAGCATTAAAGGTGCTCGCTTTGTTCCGGTTGATGTGTCCGGGCAAGGAAATCCGCGTAGCCGGCGGACGGGAAAAAAATCTGCGTACCCTTCAGCCTCTTGCCCTTTACGCGGCAAACTCGATCTTTGTGGGTGATTATTTGACCACGCCCGGACAAGAGGTGACTACGGATCACCAGATGATCGAGGACCTCGGATTTGAGATTGAGCTTTGTGCCTTGTAG
- the bioD gene encoding dethiobiotin synthase — MQTDKQQSWTGFFVSGTDTGVGKTVVTAGLAAVLRDEGFDLGVFKPVQSGGETEEERDSYRLRILSGVSDDCGKIAPYSFAAPLTPVLAAQQEGVTLTMSELAEAGEPLQKKYAALLVEGAGGLAVPLTQTDLMADFAALLGMPLLLIGRAGLGTINHTILSAAFARQRGLQVAGVIVNGYRTDDDDKSVETNAAMIERYGDVPVLGRMPWIEGVITQARLKEAVRAHVDVKRISDLLSRQYG; from the coding sequence ATGCAAACCGACAAACAGCAAAGCTGGACCGGATTCTTCGTCTCCGGGACAGATACCGGTGTGGGAAAAACAGTAGTCACAGCAGGGCTGGCAGCCGTCCTCCGCGATGAAGGCTTCGATCTTGGAGTGTTCAAGCCTGTACAGTCCGGCGGGGAGACGGAGGAAGAGCGTGATTCCTATCGCCTTCGTATTCTCTCCGGTGTCTCGGATGACTGCGGAAAGATCGCCCCGTATTCCTTTGCCGCTCCGCTCACTCCTGTGCTTGCCGCCCAGCAAGAGGGAGTCACCCTGACCATGTCTGAACTGGCCGAAGCGGGGGAGCCTCTGCAAAAGAAATACGCTGCTCTGTTGGTAGAGGGAGCGGGTGGACTTGCCGTTCCGTTGACGCAGACGGATCTAATGGCCGATTTTGCAGCGCTCCTGGGAATGCCGCTGCTGCTGATTGGGCGTGCGGGCTTGGGAACGATCAATCACACGATTCTCTCTGCAGCCTTTGCCCGCCAGCGGGGGCTGCAGGTAGCGGGGGTGATTGTAAACGGCTATCGCACGGATGACGACGACAAAAGCGTAGAGACGAACGCGGCCATGATCGAGCGGTATGGTGATGTGCCTGTTTTGGGCCGAATGCCGTGGATCGAGGGCGTGATTACCCAAGCTCGGTTAAAAGAAGCGGTACGGGCGCATGTGGATGTCAAACGTATCAGTGACCTGCTTTCACGCCAATATGGGTGA
- the bioA gene encoding adenosylmethionine--8-amino-7-oxononanoate transaminase, translating to MLTYIVKWLTNIMRGGVSLSTTYNYDELARKNKQYLWHPFTQMKDYLADEPLIIARGEGIKLIDVQGRAYYDGFSSVWLNVHGHNVPELNQAIAEQLQEVAHSTLLGMANVPSILLAEQLVRIAPSGLTKVFYSDSGATAVEIAIKMAFQYWQNRGYSRKRSFITMNNAYHGDTIGAVSVGAIPLYHEVFRPLLFSPYTIPYPYPYRHQGEESAVEATIASLKHILEEKADEIAALIVEPVVQGASGMILMPDGCLTQMAKLAKEYDVLLIADEVATGFGRTGKMFACEHEGVVPDIMAVAKGITGGYLPVAATLTTERVYEAFYADYEQQKTFFHGHSYTGNPLGCAVALANLRLIEERRIVEEVSRKSEVLGDLLRPLEAFPHVGEIRQKGFMVGIELVRDKQTKESYEWNERVGVRVTREARERGLLTRPLGNVIVLIPPLVSTEDELAEMVAILSSAIQSITEG from the coding sequence ATGTTAACCTATATAGTAAAATGGTTAACAAATATTATGAGAGGGGGAGTATCATTGTCCACGACATACAACTACGACGAACTGGCAAGGAAAAACAAACAGTATCTCTGGCATCCGTTTACACAAATGAAGGACTACCTGGCAGACGAACCGCTGATCATCGCCAGAGGGGAAGGCATCAAGCTGATTGACGTCCAGGGGAGGGCCTATTACGACGGATTTTCCTCCGTCTGGCTCAATGTCCATGGTCACAACGTACCCGAGCTGAATCAGGCGATAGCCGAACAGCTTCAGGAGGTGGCGCATTCTACCCTGCTCGGGATGGCCAATGTCCCTTCGATCTTGCTGGCTGAGCAGCTCGTGCGGATCGCACCTTCCGGACTGACTAAGGTGTTTTACTCTGACAGCGGAGCGACAGCTGTGGAAATTGCGATCAAAATGGCCTTTCAATATTGGCAAAATCGCGGCTACTCCCGAAAGCGCTCCTTTATCACGATGAACAACGCCTATCACGGCGATACCATCGGCGCGGTCAGTGTGGGTGCAATTCCGCTGTATCACGAGGTATTTCGTCCGTTGCTCTTTTCGCCTTACACCATCCCTTATCCCTATCCCTACCGCCATCAGGGTGAAGAATCCGCGGTGGAGGCGACCATTGCCAGCTTAAAGCACATCCTGGAGGAAAAAGCTGACGAGATCGCAGCGCTCATTGTCGAGCCGGTCGTGCAAGGGGCGAGCGGGATGATTCTGATGCCAGACGGGTGCCTCACCCAGATGGCCAAGCTGGCCAAAGAATACGATGTGCTGCTCATCGCCGACGAGGTGGCTACCGGATTTGGCCGCACGGGAAAAATGTTCGCCTGTGAGCATGAGGGTGTCGTACCGGATATCATGGCCGTTGCTAAAGGAATTACCGGCGGTTATCTGCCCGTGGCGGCTACCCTGACAACCGAGCGGGTGTACGAAGCGTTTTACGCCGATTACGAGCAGCAAAAAACCTTTTTTCACGGTCATTCCTATACGGGAAATCCACTGGGCTGCGCGGTTGCACTAGCCAACTTGCGATTGATCGAGGAACGGAGAATCGTCGAGGAAGTATCCCGCAAATCGGAAGTGCTGGGCGATTTGCTGCGACCGCTGGAAGCATTTCCGCATGTAGGGGAGATCCGCCAAAAAGGTTTTATGGTCGGCATCGAGCTTGTTCGGGACAAGCAGACGAAGGAGAGCTATGAGTGGAACGAGCGCGTGGGTGTCAGAGTCACGCGGGAGGCGCGGGAGCGAGGGCTTTTGACCAGACCGCTGGGCAATGTCATCGTGCTGATCCCGCCGCTGGTCAGCACAGAAGACGAACTGGCTGAGATGGTAGCGATTCTATCAAGCGCGATCCAAAGCATCACGGAGGGATAG
- a CDS encoding phosphodiester glycosidase family protein yields MRARKVLSLLTAAAVAWGALLPVAPFAANVAQARAETSTLQLMWQTTIGEGTTLHKYTKSFANEQITVMVTKVDLNNPYVEVKPVYGTKGKLTDRQTVTQMARETGAVAAINADFFNMNKRGAPFGIVMKDKELVSSMGLISYWYSLGLTGDKTAIIDKFGFTGKVTAPTGNSFPLQGVNKEEYNPSDGRKSHQNQLNMYTPSFGQTSLGTISGYKDVVEVLFVDNVAKEVRVNQPGFYIPYNGFVLWGHGTAANYLKQNFPVGSTAVVEYQTTPNSQDWAQAVGGNVLLVDQGRALSSFQADKSITNLNARTAVGNSQDGKTLYMVTVDGPQGVYLDELAKIMAELGSYRAVNFDGGGSTTMSVRMLGDTQANLAIQLKAGAERRVPTGLAVYNTAPPADLAGFVIQGPAELLIGQTGEFTAKAYDKHYQPYAIDPSAIIWDVNRSDTGSFTGNKLTPTRSGQLAFTARSGSVAQQKEVHVISGSEVQQIVVSPSPISIAPGQTLPLDVKIKTTKGQFVQATPLSVEASVSSPIATVNDKLQLVAGDETGSGTLTVVYDGVATSVPFVVGQLEEPWITFDNQVGMHYAATPDSLSAKGSFTAVSDQVFRTKKAAKLVYDFTGAPQGQLRFAYGRIAAQPQQIPGKPTGMGLWVNGDNSRHWLRAEVIDANGKPVYVDLAQEIDWTGWKQVKGYFPANAAYPLQLKGIYIVDRVEDGHQQDKGTLYFDEISLIMPGTAGTAPKGADVAVEVPGNISLGAELDLYYSLERTASFLDSASIKVNSIVPQPLPGYVPADYSFTIKPKDYKEGQDDRISTSPMTLTLVPKKWVAGKGVGLLFVNEVHHTFDQLIGTMNAQGQWVYEVNDYGTYIPYYLDGAGGAAFTDITNHPAKKEIAYMADKGYVKGLTETTFGPEVSLTRAQYVTLLSRVFNWELPATPKLNFKDKVPDYAQGAVQVAISKGLVKGYPDNTFRPDQPVTRAEAAVILDRVMNKKATTNKAISDKKTWPTWASQSITNVVGLGLMDPVNSKFEPNKPTTRAVSVVSLYRIVTK; encoded by the coding sequence ATGAGAGCGCGGAAGGTTTTATCGCTGCTCACTGCTGCTGCCGTGGCTTGGGGAGCTTTGCTTCCGGTTGCCCCTTTTGCCGCCAATGTGGCGCAGGCGCGAGCGGAGACGAGTACGCTGCAATTAATGTGGCAAACAACAATTGGGGAAGGTACGACCTTACATAAATATACGAAGTCTTTTGCCAATGAACAAATTACGGTCATGGTAACAAAAGTAGATTTGAACAACCCCTATGTGGAAGTAAAGCCGGTCTACGGGACGAAAGGAAAGCTGACCGATCGTCAAACGGTTACGCAGATGGCACGGGAAACCGGGGCAGTGGCGGCGATTAATGCTGACTTTTTTAATATGAACAAGCGCGGGGCCCCATTTGGGATCGTGATGAAAGACAAAGAGCTGGTCTCCTCCATGGGCTTGATTTCATACTGGTACAGCCTGGGGCTTACCGGGGACAAGACGGCGATCATCGACAAATTCGGTTTCACCGGAAAAGTCACCGCCCCAACAGGCAATTCGTTTCCGTTGCAGGGGGTAAACAAAGAAGAATACAACCCCAGCGATGGACGAAAAAGTCATCAAAACCAGTTGAACATGTATACGCCCTCGTTCGGTCAGACAAGCCTGGGGACGATCAGTGGCTACAAGGATGTCGTCGAGGTATTGTTTGTTGACAATGTAGCCAAAGAAGTACGGGTCAATCAACCGGGCTTCTATATCCCCTATAACGGCTTTGTCCTCTGGGGCCATGGCACGGCAGCCAATTATCTGAAGCAGAACTTCCCGGTAGGGTCGACGGCTGTCGTTGAATATCAGACGACACCGAATAGTCAGGATTGGGCGCAAGCAGTAGGGGGCAACGTGCTCCTGGTGGACCAGGGACGGGCACTAAGCTCTTTTCAGGCAGACAAATCCATTACCAACCTGAACGCTCGCACGGCTGTTGGTAACTCGCAGGATGGAAAGACGCTTTATATGGTTACAGTAGACGGCCCTCAGGGGGTCTATCTGGATGAATTGGCCAAAATCATGGCAGAACTGGGGTCGTATCGGGCCGTCAATTTCGACGGCGGGGGATCGACGACGATGTCTGTCAGGATGCTCGGGGATACACAAGCCAATCTGGCGATCCAGCTCAAAGCAGGAGCTGAGCGAAGAGTGCCGACAGGCCTGGCTGTGTACAATACAGCCCCTCCGGCAGATTTGGCGGGATTTGTGATCCAGGGGCCAGCCGAATTGCTGATCGGTCAGACGGGAGAGTTTACGGCCAAAGCCTATGACAAGCACTATCAGCCTTACGCGATTGATCCTTCTGCGATCATCTGGGATGTCAACCGGTCAGACACGGGCTCCTTTACAGGCAACAAGCTGACGCCAACGAGATCCGGACAATTGGCATTTACAGCGCGCTCGGGCAGTGTCGCCCAACAAAAAGAAGTGCACGTGATTTCAGGTAGTGAAGTGCAGCAGATCGTCGTCTCACCAAGTCCGATCTCGATCGCACCGGGACAAACATTGCCACTTGATGTCAAAATCAAGACAACAAAGGGACAATTCGTACAAGCGACGCCGCTTAGTGTGGAAGCAAGCGTAAGTTCGCCAATTGCGACCGTCAATGATAAATTGCAGCTGGTAGCTGGTGATGAGACGGGCAGCGGAACACTGACGGTGGTCTACGACGGTGTGGCAACAAGTGTGCCATTTGTCGTCGGCCAGTTGGAGGAGCCGTGGATTACGTTTGACAATCAGGTGGGCATGCATTATGCAGCCACTCCGGATTCGCTGAGTGCAAAAGGATCATTTACAGCCGTATCCGACCAGGTATTCCGCACGAAGAAAGCCGCCAAACTTGTATACGACTTCACCGGAGCGCCTCAGGGTCAGTTGAGATTTGCTTACGGACGAATCGCTGCCCAGCCGCAGCAGATTCCAGGCAAGCCGACTGGCATGGGACTGTGGGTAAACGGCGACAACAGCCGACATTGGTTGCGCGCCGAAGTGATTGACGCCAACGGGAAACCAGTTTACGTCGATTTGGCGCAAGAGATTGATTGGACTGGTTGGAAACAGGTAAAAGGCTACTTCCCTGCAAACGCCGCATATCCGCTTCAACTGAAGGGCATTTACATTGTGGATCGCGTGGAAGACGGCCATCAGCAAGACAAAGGAACGCTGTACTTTGATGAGATCTCGCTGATCATGCCAGGTACGGCAGGGACAGCGCCGAAGGGAGCAGATGTCGCTGTGGAAGTGCCAGGCAACATCTCGCTGGGTGCCGAGCTGGATCTCTACTACTCGCTTGAACGCACAGCATCGTTCCTGGATTCCGCATCGATCAAGGTAAATTCAATCGTACCGCAGCCGCTGCCAGGCTATGTACCGGCAGATTACTCCTTTACGATCAAGCCGAAGGACTACAAAGAGGGACAGGACGACAGAATTTCCACGTCCCCGATGACACTGACGCTTGTGCCGAAAAAGTGGGTTGCCGGCAAAGGAGTCGGACTCCTGTTTGTGAACGAGGTTCATCATACCTTTGATCAATTGATCGGGACGATGAATGCACAAGGGCAGTGGGTGTACGAAGTGAATGACTACGGCACCTATATCCCGTACTATCTGGATGGTGCAGGCGGCGCTGCCTTTACAGACATCACGAACCACCCAGCCAAAAAGGAAATTGCGTATATGGCAGACAAGGGTTATGTCAAAGGTCTGACGGAGACGACGTTTGGCCCTGAGGTCTCCCTTACCCGAGCGCAGTATGTTACGTTGCTGTCGCGTGTCTTTAACTGGGAGCTGCCGGCAACACCGAAGCTGAATTTCAAAGACAAGGTTCCCGATTATGCGCAGGGAGCTGTGCAGGTGGCTATTTCCAAAGGACTGGTGAAAGGCTACCCGGACAACACGTTCCGCCCGGATCAACCGGTGACCAGAGCCGAAGCGGCTGTGATTCTGGATCGCGTGATGAATAAAAAAGCGACGACGAACAAGGCCATCTCCGATAAAAAGACATGGCCGACCTGGGCCTCTCAGTCCATTACCAACGTAGTGGGCCTGGGCTTGATGGACCCGGTAAACAGCAAATTTGAGCCGAATAAACCGACTACTCGGGCAGTCAGTGTCGTTTCTCTGTACCGGATTGTAACGAAATAA
- the wecB gene encoding non-hydrolyzing UDP-N-acetylglucosamine 2-epimerase, with protein MKKLKVMTVFGTRPEAIKMAPLVHELNKHPEHIEPIVCVTAQHRQMLDQVLEIFSIQPDIDLNIMKDRQTLVQITTRALEQLDHVMKETKPDIVLVHGDTTTTFVASLAAFYNQVAIGHVEAGLRTWDKYSPFPEEMNRQLTGVMADLHFSPTEGAASNLRLENKAEGVIYITGNTAIDALKTTVRDDYSHPVLDQVQGKKMVLMTAHRRENLGEPMRRIFRAVRRLVEEYPQIAVVYPVHLNPAVQEVAQEVLGGHERIHLIEPLDVLDFHNFARRAYLILTDSGGVQEEAPSLGVPVLVLRDTTERPEGIAAGTLKLAGTEEDQVYQMANHLLSDADAYNQMAHAANPYGDGEASRRIVEAILHHFGRRPERPEKFTTGH; from the coding sequence ATGAAAAAGCTAAAAGTGATGACCGTCTTCGGGACGCGTCCGGAAGCGATCAAGATGGCGCCGCTGGTTCACGAGTTGAACAAGCATCCCGAGCACATCGAACCGATTGTTTGCGTGACGGCGCAGCACCGTCAAATGCTGGATCAGGTACTGGAGATCTTCAGCATTCAGCCTGATATTGACCTGAACATCATGAAGGACAGGCAAACCCTGGTTCAGATTACGACCCGGGCTCTGGAGCAGCTTGACCATGTGATGAAAGAGACGAAGCCGGACATCGTGCTGGTTCACGGTGATACGACGACCACCTTTGTTGCCAGTCTGGCTGCCTTTTACAACCAGGTGGCGATCGGCCACGTCGAGGCCGGTCTGCGTACATGGGACAAGTATTCGCCATTCCCTGAAGAAATGAACCGCCAATTGACCGGTGTCATGGCAGACCTGCACTTTTCACCGACGGAGGGAGCAGCAAGCAACCTGCGGCTGGAGAACAAGGCCGAGGGTGTGATCTACATCACGGGCAACACGGCGATTGACGCTTTAAAAACGACGGTCCGGGATGATTACAGCCACCCGGTCCTCGATCAGGTACAGGGGAAAAAGATGGTGCTGATGACGGCTCATCGCCGGGAAAATCTGGGCGAACCGATGCGCCGTATTTTCCGTGCCGTTCGACGTCTGGTAGAGGAGTACCCTCAGATCGCTGTCGTCTATCCCGTTCACCTGAATCCGGCTGTGCAGGAAGTCGCGCAAGAGGTGCTCGGTGGCCACGAGCGAATCCATCTGATCGAACCGCTGGACGTACTCGATTTCCACAATTTCGCTCGCCGTGCCTACCTGATCCTGACCGACTCCGGCGGGGTTCAGGAAGAGGCTCCGTCACTAGGGGTACCGGTCCTGGTGCTCCGCGACACGACGGAGAGACCAGAGGGAATCGCGGCTGGTACATTGAAACTGGCCGGTACGGAAGAAGATCAGGTCTATCAGATGGCAAATCACTTGCTGAGTGATGCTGACGCGTACAACCAGATGGCCCATGCGGCCAACCCTTACGGAGATGGTGAGGCATCCCGCCGGATTGTCGAGGCGATTCTTCATCATTTTGGCAGAAGACCTGAACGTCCCGAGAAGTTTACGACCGGGCATTAA